The stretch of DNA GGGGTGTTTATCGGTATTGGACTTGGAGTTATTTTCAGATACGGTGGTACTACTGGTGGAGTAGATATCATCGCTCGAATCGTGAACAAATATATAGGGTGGAGTATTGGTAAAGCAATGTTCGTCTTTGACTTTATTGTTATTGTTACATCTATTTTTGTTATTCTTGACCTGGCTCAAGGGATGTACACACTTGTAGCTGTATACATCGGAGCAAGAGTAATTGACTTTATACAAGAAGGTGCTTATTCGGCAAGAGGAGCTGTGATTATTTCGAATCATAGTGAAGTTATAGCGAAAGAAATTATGGAGAAAATGGATCGAGGAGTTACAATCTTAAATGGTCAAGGAAGTTATTCGAAAGAAAAAAGAAATGTTTTATATTGTGTTGTAGCACGAAATGAGATAGTTCGCTTAAAATCGATTATTGAACAGACTGATCCCCATGCATTCGTATCATTGACTACAGTACATGATGTAATGGGTGAAGGTTTTACCTTGGATGAGAATAAAAAACCAATTGAAATTTAAATTATTATATTTTGCAGCTAAAAACACCCATATGGAGGTTTAACATTCCAATGGGTGTTTTAATCATTTGCCTACTCACGATTTGCTGCATAGATAAGGATAAATCTTACTAATTCAGCTACCGCCACTAATGCTGCTGCGACATAAGTCATTGCTGCAGCATTCAATACCTTCTTCGTTTCACGTTCTTCATCGTTGCGAATAACGCCAGCCGATATCATCTGGGTCATCGCCCGGTTAGAAGCGTCAAATTCTACAGGTAAGGTTACTAGTTGGAATAATACTGCTGCTGAAAAGAAGATAATACCAAATAGTAATAAATTAGTTGCACTAAAAATGATACCTGCGATAATTAAAAACATCGAAATATTTGATCCAAAGTTTGCAACTGGGACTAATGCACTTCTGAATTTTAAAAATGCATATTCCTGTTGATCTTGAATAGCGTGTCCAACCTCATGTGCTGCTACAGCAGATGCTGCCATTGAACGTCCGTTGTAAATTCCTTCAGATAAATTCACGATTTTCTTACGGGGATCATAATGGTCACTTAATGTACCTTTCACTTTGCCAATTTGTACATCATATAATCCATTATCATCTAAGATTTTACGAGCAACATCTGCTCCGGTCATACCGGAGGATATTGGTTTCTTCGAATATTTTTTATAAGTGCTTTTAACCTTCGCTTGAGCAACCATCGGTACAATCATTAATAAAGCAATGTAAATTAAATAAGCTCCTAACCCCATGTTCCATTCCTCCATTTATTATCTCTTAAGGTCAATTTTAGTCAGGTTCCTTTCGTTAGTCAACTGATTTGTCGTTTGTACGAGCTTTCTTTGTTCCTTTTACTTCTGCTTTATATTTTCTCCAACTTACATAAGATAATGTACCAATAATACATCCCCCTACAATTAATACTCCTAGAGTAAAGGAAGATAGTATAGTCCCATTATAAATTATTGTATTAGTGGATAAACTACTTGCTGCAGTAGAGTGCACGTCAAAAAAGAAAATCCCTATGAACACTGTAGTAATCAATCGGATAAGTCGTAATTTTCTGTCCCCCATAGAGATCACCTCATCCATTTTTCTTGTTATTCAAGTGTATGTTGAGATGATACTCTATATGTCAGTTCCTCTCTCTTTGATGAATCGTTAACCAATAGGAAATTCCAATGGAAAGAATACTTAACCAAAACGTAAAATATCCAATTTCATTTGTATATGAGGATAGACTCCCGTACATTGGCATGTGGCCAAATACATAGTCGATAATATCATTATGCAATACTACAATACTTGCTAAGACGATGTGTTTCAGTTTTATTTTATAAAACGGTGCATATAGTAGTCCTTGAATTGCCATCCCTAAGTGAGACGCCATCAGCATATAACCTGAAGGGTGTAAATATTCATCCACATAAAGGGTAAGGAGATTCATGACTACAGCCCATATACCATATTTAAATAATGATACAATCGCTAACGCTTCTATAAAAGGAATGTTTTTCCTAAATAAGAAGAAAAGTAAAAACACTGTAAAGAACAAACTTGCCGTTGGACTATCAGGTACAAATGGAATAAAAATTGGTGGTGTTATCTCTAGTTGCCATCCATACCAATAATATCCATAAATCGTTCCAACTAAATTAATAATAAACAATATAAGTATAAATCTTTTGTCTTGTAATATGTATCGAATCATAATAATGATGCCTCTCTTTATGTGGAAAAACACCTTTACCTATGGAAGGCAAAGGTGTTTTCTACTCTTTATTCAGTTTCTTCATTTACTGAGATGATAAATTCAGCTAATTGTTCTAATTCCTCTTCAGATCCTTGGAACTGGTCAGCAGGCATGGAACCGATACCATCCGTTGCAATTGTCATTATTTCTTCTTTAGAATAATCAATTCCAACTAGAGTAGGTCCTGCACCACCTTCAAGTTCCCCACCATGACAAGACAAACAGCTATTTTCGTATGCCGCATAGCCTGGATGTTCTGTATCTATGGATACTTCAGATTCTGGAACAGGCTTATTTGCTTCAGCACGCCCTTCCCAATCAACTACTGCAGCTGAAGTATACGTTAACCAAATAACAGAAGCTAGACCAACTAGCATCATACCTACTGCAATAGGTCGTTGACGTGGACGTCTACCTGGTCCTGTATCAAGGAATGGAGCAAGTAATAACGCACCAAACGCGATACCAGGTAAAACAAGAATACCCATTAATGTCCAATCTCCACTAGCAAATTCATATTTCAATAACTCGTACAAGAATAAAAAGTACCAATCTGGTAGAGGTATATACGCAGCGTCAGTTGGGTCAGCCACTCCTTCTAGAGGAGATGGATGCGCTAGTGTT from Oceanobacillus iheyensis HTE831 encodes:
- a CDS encoding YitT family protein, yielding MFGLKFKNIGFILLGSAIFSFGVVHFNMQHNLGEGGFTGITLLLYFLWDIDPAISNLVLNVPVFFIGWKLLGRNTFFYTIIGTFAVSFFLWLFQLNTFPIHLENDMTLVALFAGVFIGIGLGVIFRYGGTTGGVDIIARIVNKYIGWSIGKAMFVFDFIVIVTSIFVILDLAQGMYTLVAVYIGARVIDFIQEGAYSARGAVIISNHSEVIAKEIMEKMDRGVTILNGQGSYSKEKRNVLYCVVARNEIVRLKSIIEQTDPHAFVSLTTVHDVMGEGFTLDENKKPIEI
- a CDS encoding zinc metallopeptidase, with the translated sequence MGLGAYLIYIALLMIVPMVAQAKVKSTYKKYSKKPISSGMTGADVARKILDDNGLYDVQIGKVKGTLSDHYDPRKKIVNLSEGIYNGRSMAASAVAAHEVGHAIQDQQEYAFLKFRSALVPVANFGSNISMFLIIAGIIFSATNLLLFGIIFFSAAVLFQLVTLPVEFDASNRAMTQMISAGVIRNDEERETKKVLNAAAMTYVAAALVAVAELVRFILIYAANRE
- a CDS encoding sporulation protein YpjB yields the protein MGDRKLRLIRLITTVFIGIFFFDVHSTAASSLSTNTIIYNGTILSSFTLGVLIVGGCIIGTLSYVSWRKYKAEVKGTKKARTNDKSVD
- a CDS encoding DUF1405 domain-containing protein, translated to MIRYILQDKRFILILFIINLVGTIYGYYWYGWQLEITPPIFIPFVPDSPTASLFFTVFLLFFLFRKNIPFIEALAIVSLFKYGIWAVVMNLLTLYVDEYLHPSGYMLMASHLGMAIQGLLYAPFYKIKLKHIVLASIVVLHNDIIDYVFGHMPMYGSLSSYTNEIGYFTFWLSILSIGISYWLTIHQRERN
- a CDS encoding menaquinol-cytochrome c reductase cytochrome b/c subunit; its protein translation is MHKGKGMKFVGDSRISAERKPNVPKDYSEYPGRTEAFWPNFLLKEWLAGAVFLVGFLCLTLAHPSPLEGVADPTDAAYIPLPDWYFLFLYELLKYEFASGDWTLMGILVLPGIAFGALLLAPFLDTGPGRRPRQRPIAVGMMLVGLASVIWLTYTSAAVVDWEGRAEANKPVPESEVSIDTEHPGYAAYENSCLSCHGGELEGGAGPTLVGIDYSKEEIMTIATDGIGSMPADQFQGSEEELEQLAEFIISVNEETE